Sequence from the Bacillus sp. es.036 genome:
GATGAGAGCGGAGGCGGTTTGAATGTGTGGGGGTATTTCTTAAGGGGGGTCAGACTCGGGTCTGACCCCCTCTCCCTCTCATTGTGCTCAATCCCTTACTGTGTAAGGGTTTTGCAGCTGGAATGCTTCACAATTAATGTGAAAAAGTGTCCTATGGTGGAGAACACTTTTTGTGGTTTTGTCTTTATGAGGGGTCAGGCTCGAGCCTGACCCCTTTCCAAAATCGTTTGAACGAGCTGTTCTTCGCTACCTTCCACTCTCTTAACTCCGCTTGTGTAGTAAAAGCTGCTCGCTTCTTTAGCGTTATGAAACCCTTCTTCATTAAAAAGGTAAACTGGGATATCACGACCAAGCGCAATGCCAATTTCAATATGGGTTCCCTTTCCTCCTGGAAGCAGAACAATAAGAATATCAGCTTTTTTTACTGCCTCTAATTCTGCTTCTCCTATTGAAGCAAGTTCATCAAGCGTGGCGGCTTTTTCGTTTTTCGTCCAATCGTATGTATGCTTGAAGCCATGACGTTTCAATTCAGCAGCTAGTGTCTGAACATGTTGTTTGTTTTGAAAACTTGATGCGATGTAAAAGTTCATCTTTCTTTTCCTCCGTTCTCAATCCGTGACGAAGCACAAATCAGTATACACATAGTAGCCGTTAACCGCTACGTCTCCGTTACATCATTTTTTAGTTTCTTAGTAAGGGAGCGTTACCGTTAAAATTTCAAAAATAAGCGCCACATGCGAACAGCCCGTAACCATACATAGTGATGTAAGTAGAAGCACTATACGCTTCATTTATTCTCTCAATCAGCCGCAGCCAGCTGTTTTTGGAGTACTTTTTTTAATTTCCGTTCTTTTCGCTCTTCATACATCGGTGATCGTTTCATCTTTTTCATTTTCATTTTCCCAATCACATACCGTACAGACGTATTTTCCTGAACTGACTTGTTGTATTGAGGTTTTTCAACAAGCTCCACAAACCAGCCGTACGCCATCAGCGCCACAATATTTGCTTCAATTCGCTTCTCATCTGGTGGGTCGGCCCACCAAAACAAATCACCTGCTAATGCTAAAATCTCCATAAACACTTCCAACTCCTCGCCCCCCTCTACTCATTCAATTTTACAATAATGACCAATCTATCTATAGATACGAAATAGAAGGTGAAATTGTTTCAAAAGATCGATCAATGGAGTGTCCACAATACGTGGATTATTTCGCTATTATTGGGCGATTTGTCTTTGAAGGGGGTCAGGCTCGAGCCTGACCCCCTTCATTACTATCACTTTCACTTTTCCTTCCACTCTTCTCCCCACACCTCATCCGGCACGAGGCTAC
This genomic interval carries:
- a CDS encoding nucleoside 2-deoxyribosyltransferase, producing MNFYIASSFQNKQHVQTLAAELKRHGFKHTYDWTKNEKAATLDELASIGEAELEAVKKADILIVLLPGGKGTHIEIGIALGRDIPVYLFNEEGFHNAKEASSFYYTSGVKRVEGSEEQLVQTILERGQARA
- a CDS encoding lipoprotein, whose amino-acid sequence is MKRIVLLLTSLCMVTGCSHVALIFEILTVTLPY